One window of Nicotiana tomentosiformis chromosome 11, ASM39032v3, whole genome shotgun sequence genomic DNA carries:
- the LOC138901136 gene encoding uncharacterized protein: MILKQWCPEFDFNAEFLTELPLWVKFPSLPTSCWSRDSLSRIASVIGVPKYADECTAKQTRISFARILIEVNVTKPLPDKVTVMDPLGKTLQQSVVFEWKPDYCE, translated from the coding sequence ATGATATTGAAACAATGGTGTCCAGAGTTTGATTTTAATGCTGAGTTCCTTACTGAACTGCCTTTGTGGGTTAAATTTCCTAGCCTACCTACGAGTTGCTGGAGCCGGGATTCATTGAGCAGGATAGCTAGTGTGATTGGAGTGCCAAAGTATGCAGATGAATGTACAGCAAAGCAAACCAGAATCTCATTTGCTAGAATTCTTATAGAGGTCAATGTCACCAAGCCACTACCAGATAAAGTTACTGTGATGGATCCATTAGGGAAAACATTACAACAATCAGTAGTATTTGAATGGAAGCCAGATTACTGTGAATAA